The Solanum lycopersicum chromosome 2, SLM_r2.1 DNA window ATCATATTCACCACATATACCACTTCTAACCATGGTAATCTTGTTACCCAACTTATTTCcaacttcaattttatattgCCTATGTGTTTAAAATGattcatccttaccatttagaAAATAAACATAACGATATCTAGTGCAATGGCCAATAAACTTTATGAATGCTTTTTCCAATCaagtgatggtgttgacttcatatcataaatgtcagtgtgaatcaaattaAGGAATTAAAATTCCTTTCAAAGTAATTATACATATGCTTAACATACATCGATTCAACACAtacttgacattttgatttattccATTAAAAGTTGGCTAAAACTTCTAAGTCggtcaatttttttcaatattttataattgtCATGTTCCAAGGATTTATGTCCTAAAGAGTTTCATTCaagaaagtaataaaaaatagaaatactaAGTTTGAAAAGACCTTTTGTCAGGTAAATgttttccatatatattttctttacatTTAATAACTTTATCAAATACACACATATTTTTAGAGTCAATACCTTGTCATATGTTCTTTTTAGAAGGATCTTTCtatgaaattcaattttctaTAGATTAACCATGACCATAGACTCATCGATCCAATAAGGGGCTTATCACCCAAATGATATCGTTAAAACACAATAAGATTTGTAGGTATTATGAGTGAATAGTTTGTCCAATACTACTTTATTTAGTAGAAGTTACAATTTTTGTTATGAGTGAAATATgaagttaccaaaaaaaaacttttaactaGTGTTCATGCCtataaaaaagattattttaatagacatatattttcatgaaaaatcataaTCTTTTTAATGACATTTTTTCATCAAAGAGTATAATTCCTTTGAACGTGTAATATAACTTTGTGGTTTTATACTAGTCATATCATATACTATTAAAGAAAGACTCATataatcttttaaatttaataacttgtactttcaaatttgaattagcTCCCTCCTCCCTCCcccaaaacatttaaaatattttttcaaaattatttttctagtatgtgaaattatttttcatatgttttccCTATACTTTCAAAATGTGCACCATCAAAATACACATTAGAAACACGAAACTTTCTTTTGGAGATTTAATCCATAGAAACCACCCATAGCAAGTACAAAAACCACTAATGTCTTTCTCCTCCTCTAAACATAATACATATtattagtaataaatatattctgAGATCATCACATAATGCCCATATATCCTaacatttatgaaataaatctaataacttctaaagaatattaaaaaataacaatcaaggtaaataaatataaaacatgatTTTCCCCCATAGAATCATATTCTATTTGTCAACAATGATTCCGACAATGATTTTCCCAATTTtcatcatattcaaattttctttaaaaggtATTGAATCTTAATGAGAAACTAAACTAATATTCAATTATTGTTAGGAGACaacatctgttcatttacttcTTCTCATAgttatataaaacaaataatatagggaaaaataaataaaaatggaagtGCAGATCTTACCCTATATGCATAAAAGAATATTTctaattcaaaagaaaactttaGTTAAATGCTTTAGTGCACTtgggaaaaaaataaacaaaatcttACTTATCGAAGTAAACAAACTACAGAAAATATGTTCAAACGCACTATAGTTGTACTAATTTATCCCAGATCTCTTTTATcctatgaaaaaataattctctttttcttctccatttttccaacaaaaagaacccaaaaaaataaaagtaatttccTTACCACATAAAATACCatcattaataaatttcataagcATGTTATCTCCTCTATTCAGattagcaaacaaaaaaaaaacgttgaaaagaaaataacaaccATAATCAATAGTTATCAACAACCACTAAAGATTATTCAGTGTATTTAGACTGTCATTAAACATCAAGGGCAATCAACAACCAATAAGCACCATCAGTAAACTCTAGTAACCAGTGAACACTATTATTTACTTCTTTCATCTTCTAAGGAAACAAAGAAAcacattattttcttctttcttctttaaggaaatattttaaactaataaaagtaaaaaatatttttatttctaaattgtaAAAAATGTTAATAGTCCTTTTCTTCTACGAGCTCGATCAACTAATTAGGTTAAGTAGGGACAACAAATTTATTAGCGGAGGATTTTGattgtcatattttatttgtaaatgtCAAGCTCGAAGCCTACAGCCTGGACGTGGTTGACACTCATAGACCATAACTGGCACCCAAAAAGACCCTTGGCCTGTCTTATTAAACTCAGCGGAAGAATACACTCAACTTACACAAGAATAAAACATGTTCAAAgtgaataatttatataaataatctGGCAAAATTGCAATTAAGTCTCAACAAGTAAAATAGACTCAAAacctatgaagcctctaaactaaCTAAGATTGATGTTGGGACATACCCTAGAACATCCTAAAAACTAATCTAGtaaatcaaatgaaaaggatTTCCTCCAAAATGCAAGAAGGATCACTACTGACTTCGGAGCTCAATCTGAATCAGCGAAGCGTTTGTGCTAATCATgattacctgcgtctgcattaTTAAATGATGCAGGcaaactggcatcagtacattgaatgtacgagaaTGCGAGATGGAATACTAACTACAGCTACAAATCTTAGAATGGAGTATGGATGAACTTAGCTTGGTTCTACTCAACTCATAAAATAACAagtcaaatataaaacaataaggacatatgttatatatatatatatatatatatatatatatatatatatatatatatataataaacttaactttactaaaatatgaatgtaatataatttctgTGGGAGATTCCCTAAGAGAAAACCACCACTATCAGCCTAAGCGATGATACAGCGTCTTACCCACGTTGGTACAATTGTATATACTTTTCCGTCATATAGGACATCCTATACGTAGTGGATCCACTGGCTAACtaacgtgatcatctaaaaagtatgacacgtTAAtaccatgatggctacatgattTACATGGGGACTTGAGTTATCTAAACTCTAATCCGACATCGGCACCCAATAATACTTCCAAAATGTGCTttagtttatgtttttaataAACCTCCtttcctttgggttgagataatttactgaacccTTTAGATTTAAAGCTctttttggaatcaatgttcccctctttagttcaaaactcttttggaacatcttagttttgtttttcacttaaatgtaaaacatttatcaacctttagggaatacttagtccccctTTTAACATAGAGagatgaactcaactcttgctttttacttaacttgaaactttaactcttaGAGAATACTTACTTCCCTCATGGCTTTGGGAATTTAACTCAAGTCTTTACTCTCTTTTTTGACTTGTAACTTCAgacttaaaacaaagttaaaatgattgttttaaaactctttgaaaacattgagaagTTATTGTGGGTTGCTTCTCAACCTTTAAACTAAACCCttaacttccttgactttgatcttaactttccttgaattgaattatggattcaaggatcacgATCTCATGATTTTGAATGATTTCATAATGTTTATATGTACTTAAGAGTTGTtgaatcaactaggaatgatAATTACAACACATAGGAACTAATACGAAGAGATAGTAAATGAACAGGGTCTCCATGGGGTCGTGGAGCTTTGAGAGGCACCAAGGCCTATCGGACAGATCCTGTTCTgggcgctctgagaggcgcggTTCACCATGGCTTGTCAGGCAGAGGCTTCCCTGAGGTGCTCTGGCATGCGCAGCGCCCCAAAAGTTATCTGACGGGacttttgactttttttctccgttttcatctctaaacctcctAAACATCCATGGATAccaccccaaacacttaggatcccTACATACCTCATTAACCAATAGATTAGACCCAAAAGCAGTCtggaaacatgaatcaaaactacTAGAGGTCAACTTcaattcaaccaacaagaacttcaaaacttttcatcaagaacttcaagattttcattcaaataacTCAAAATTTATGAATTGAATCAATTTGGATTTTGAGTGAAAGAAACCAACAAtgaatgatctcacataccttgatagggatcaccccgaCGAAATTGTCGCTACGATCTTGGCGTTCTTGGACGATGCTTGGTCTTCcaattcttttctctttttcttcctAGCCCTAAGgattctaaattttatttaattgatttaggaCATGTTTTTACCCCTAATATAACCAGTAAACTAATTAGGAAATACTAGGGTGGAACGAAAACTTTGCTCTAGCTAAAATCCagattggactttcctcagtccaacaacccaacttctgaatgtcatatctccctcatacgatctCAGAATTTCACAGACGTGGTGTCTTTGGAAAGATATTCCTAAGCACTTTCCATACATATAaataaaccatctaaacttcTCATGAGCTAGATGTTATGTCCTTTTGAAAATTGCCAAAACACCCTTTTGAAAGatggaaattttccagatttccttccttattctcaaaatttattattcttgtttATTTAGCTTAACGGTAGTTAAttcaagttacgagatgttacaatatctccccgttgggaacattcgtccccgaataaGAATTTTTTCACCAAGCTAAGGGTAGTAACATCATTTTGGCACTCAACAAACAAAAGCAAATAATAACATGCTTATACATAGCCTTATAAAGTACTAAGGAGAGAAATTGTTACCTTGATCTGCATTTTATCTTTATTCAAAGAGATATGGATATGTATTTTTCATATCTTCCTCAGCTTCCCATGTCGCCTCTTCAATGAATTGGTTGCTCCAAAAGAACTTGACTGAATCAACTTCCTTTATCCTCAACTTACAAACTTGACGatccaaaatataaaaaggaacCTCTTCATTGCGTAGGTTATCCTGAATGTCAACATTCTCCATGGATACTAGCAATGAAGGATCATCCaaacacttcttcaacatagaaatatggaataTCGGATGAACCGCTTCTAGCTCTTGGGGCGGTTCCAAGTCATAAGGTACATTGATTACTCTCTTGGAGATTATATAAGGTACAATTTAccagggactaagtttccccttcttaaaAAACCTCATAACTTcattcatgggtgaaaccttaagaTACACCCAATCGTCTACCTCAAACTCTAATGGTCTTCTCCTAAAGTCTATGTAGAGCTTTTCGCAACTTTGTGAAGTCTTCAACCTTTCTAtaatcactttcaccttctctaTATTAGGTCCTATTAACCATTCTTAACCAATTTagaaccacccaataggagattTGCATCTTCTCCTATAAAGAGTTTCAcatggagccatttggatgctcgaatgttaactattgttgtaagcgaACTCAATGAGAGTTATGTGATCAACCCAATTTCCCTTGATGTCGATCACACAATCCcttaacatatcttctaaggtctAGATATCAATTAACAAACCTCTCTTGAAGGATTTCCAGAGTTGTGCaataaattgtgcacctctatatgAAATAATGGAGACCAAAACTCCATCAAGTCTTACAGCTAAacctccaggcctttggtgttctactttcacttgttggcaatttgagCACTTGGCAACAAACTGAGAAATATTAATCTTCatgccttcccaccaatatacctctttGAAGTCGCGATTTATCTTGGTGGAACCCGGATGATTGGAATTTATGGAGCTAGGAGCCTCCTGCAAGATCCTATCTTGGAGTCCATACACCATAGGTACACATAATATTCCTTGGTACTTCAACACACCATCTTCCCCTTGTTGAAAAGTCAATACTCTTTGGTTATGGACACTTGccttcaaatcaagcaaaataGGGTCTTGATCTTGCTTTTCTTTCACCTCTTACACTAAGGACGACTCAGCCCTATTAGTGAAATTATGCCTCCTTTTGTGGAATCCATAAGCCGGACTCCCTAATGTGCAAGCCCGTGCACATCTTTAGCTTACTCCCTCTTATCTTCTTCCACATAGGAAGTATTTCCCATGAAAAACATGCTTCAGGCTTCAGCAATcaattagccttacctgggtggtaaagaatactcatgtcatagttCTTTAGTAATTCCAACAACCTTCTCTGTCAGAGGTTGAGATCTTTCTAGCTGAACACATATTGCAGGCTCTTGTGagtgaatatatcaacatgaacaccaaaATAATAGTGACGCCATATCTTTAAAGCAATCACTACTGCAACAAATTCTAAGTTATGAGTTGTATAATTcctctcatgaaccttcaactatCGAGAGATATAAGTTATATAACCTTGTCATTCTGCATATATACACAACCCAAGCGATCTCTTGATGCATTACAATATACCACAGAGGCTTGAGTACCCTCTAGTAAGGTCAAAACTAGAGCGGTAGTCAGTCTCTTTTTCAActcctgaaagcttttctcacaagcttcaaaccattgaaatttgaccatcttctgagttaGCTTGGTCAAAGGAGAAGAGATAGATGAGAATCCTTCCATAAAACTCCTATACTAGCCAACCAAGCCCAATAAACTTTCTACATGGACCTTACACATACATTAAAATTTTCCTTCATTTTCTCATAATTTTGTGAATTGATAGCCATAATTCTTGTGCATTTAgtgaaaaaaatagattttttttgtcCTTTAAATACTGAACACGTgcatttttagtatttaattaaaaaaaatgaattgctaaatataataattaaatttatctatAACAGTATACTTTGAAAAAATCTGTATAATTACCAATAAAAAAACCCTACAGGAAGTATGCAAAAATTGGCCATCTTTcaaactaatagaaaaattgattgagtttattatttggtttataaaaaataattaattttgatacaaatttagaatcaattttttttatatgatattggtattaaaatttaaaattatgaaatactcCATTTGGCTAACAATAGTTTTCTACTACTTATTTGACACACACctttagaaataataaataatagttttatttactataattccctttgaatatatttaatttaatgctTTGAAAAATGTATTAAACATTGAATAGTATTTAATAGCAAGTGATCCCTTCACTTTGTCAAAATGTTGCTCACACAACCTGTACTCCTTCTATAAAAGCTCCCAAAATTCTTGTTTTCATCGCTTCACATATCCAGAATCTTCTAAGTCCTCTTCCAttcaagaaaaaacaattatCAATGGCTTCTTCGTAAGTTTTCATTTGCTTaagtttttgttaattgttaatCAAATGTATTTAATTTGTTCAAAATAGCTAGTAATTAACAGTAATCATTTAAAGAAGTATTGATTAAGGGATTGAGTTATGTTCGAGGTCCATTTGTTTCTTTGAATGTTTTATAGGGTAACAAGGGTTCTTTGTTATAAACTCCAGATTCAAAACAAAAGTATCTAAAGCAcgatttcatgaaaaataaaacaaaaaaataacaagataCAATATAAGTACAACAATAGATAGTGGTTCTGGTATAAAATTCCCTTTGTGGGGGTCTGACCCCTACAAGTTAGCAGAGAAGGGAGAGGAAATGGTGTTTGATGAATCGTCATAGTTAGTGTAAAAGTCCTTATATTGGATGCCATATGAAATTGTCCATATTT harbors:
- the LOC138342127 gene encoding uncharacterized protein, with the protein product MVYGLQDRILQEAPSSINSNHPGSTKINRDFKEVYWWEGMKINISQFVAKCSNCQQVKVEHQRPGGLAVRLDGVLVSIISYRGAQFIAQLWKSFKRVSMENVDIQDNLRNEEVPFYILDRQVCKLRIKEVDSVKFFWSNQFIEEATWEAEEDMKNTYPYLFE